The following proteins are co-located in the Pseudomonas cavernae genome:
- a CDS encoding cytochrome ubiquinol oxidase subunit I, with amino-acid sequence MFGLEALDLARIQFAFTISFHIIFPAITIGLASYLAVLEGLWLKTGEEVYRDLYHFWSKIFAVNFGMGVVSGLVMAYQFGTNWGAFSDFAGSVTGPLLTYEVLTAFFLEAGFLGVMLFGWNRVGPGLHFFATVMVAIGTLISTFWILASNSWMQTPQGFEIVDGRVIPIDWFAVIFNPSFPYRLLHMATAAFLATAFFVGASAAWHLLRGRDNPAIRKMLSMAMWMALLVAPVQAFIGDLHGLNTLEHQPAKIAAMEGHWENHPGEATPLILFGWPDMQREETRFKLEVPYLGSLILTHSLDKQVPALKEFPKQDRPNSTIVFWSFRIMVALGLLMILCGLWSLWLRWRGSLFQARPFLHLVLWMGPSGLLAILAGWFTTEVGRQPWVVYGLMRTADASSGQSLAQMSLTLALFVLVYFVLFGAGLGYMMRLVRKGPITHEGKQQGIGGPGQQRTPARPLSATEEGMDDDDNGNSEARS; translated from the coding sequence ATGTTCGGCCTAGAAGCCCTAGACCTGGCGCGAATACAGTTCGCCTTCACCATCTCCTTCCACATCATCTTCCCGGCCATCACCATCGGCCTGGCCAGTTACCTGGCGGTGCTGGAGGGGCTGTGGCTGAAGACCGGCGAGGAGGTGTACCGCGACCTCTACCATTTCTGGTCGAAGATCTTCGCGGTCAACTTCGGCATGGGCGTGGTCTCCGGCCTGGTCATGGCCTATCAGTTCGGCACCAACTGGGGCGCCTTCTCGGATTTCGCCGGTTCGGTCACCGGCCCGCTGCTGACCTACGAGGTGCTCACCGCGTTCTTCCTCGAGGCCGGCTTCCTCGGCGTCATGCTGTTCGGCTGGAACCGCGTCGGCCCCGGCCTGCATTTCTTCGCCACGGTGATGGTGGCCATCGGCACGCTGATCTCGACCTTCTGGATTCTCGCCTCCAACAGCTGGATGCAGACCCCGCAGGGCTTCGAGATAGTCGACGGGCGGGTGATCCCAATCGACTGGTTCGCGGTGATCTTCAACCCGTCCTTCCCCTATCGCCTGCTGCACATGGCTACGGCGGCCTTCCTCGCCACCGCCTTCTTCGTCGGTGCCTCGGCGGCCTGGCACCTGCTGCGCGGGCGTGACAACCCGGCGATCCGCAAGATGCTGTCGATGGCCATGTGGATGGCCCTGCTGGTGGCGCCGGTACAGGCCTTCATCGGCGACCTGCATGGCCTCAACACCCTCGAGCACCAGCCGGCGAAGATCGCCGCCATGGAGGGCCACTGGGAAAACCATCCCGGCGAGGCGACCCCGCTGATCCTGTTCGGCTGGCCGGACATGCAGCGCGAGGAGACCCGCTTCAAGCTCGAGGTTCCCTACCTCGGCAGCCTGATCCTGACCCACAGTCTGGATAAGCAGGTGCCGGCGCTGAAGGAGTTCCCCAAGCAGGACCGGCCCAACTCGACCATCGTCTTCTGGTCGTTCCGGATCATGGTCGCCCTCGGCCTGCTGATGATCCTCTGCGGCCTGTGGAGCCTGTGGCTGCGCTGGCGCGGCAGCTTGTTCCAGGCGCGGCCGTTCCTCCATCTGGTGCTGTGGATGGGGCCGTCCGGGCTGCTCGCCATCCTCGCCGGCTGGTTCACCACCGAAGTCGGCCGCCAGCCCTGGGTGGTCTATGGCCTGATGCGCACGGCGGACGCCTCCTCCGGACAGAGCCTGGCGCAGATGAGCCTGACCCTGGCGCTGTTCGTGCTGGTGTATTTCGTCCTGTTCGGCGCCGGCCTCGGCTACATGATGCGCCTGGTGCGCAAGGGCCCGATCACCCACGAGGGCAAGCAGCAGGGCATAGG
- a CDS encoding MFS transporter, which yields MSTHAKLLLRHQRPFLAFWLARVCTASGFQMLTVAIGWHIYQLTGSVLDLGLVGLVEFVPRLLFMLHTGHVADRFDRRKVTALCQAGQALIALALVLGSSSGEITREAIFVLAFLLGAARAFEMPATQALLPSLVPTALFPAAVAASSSAMQLATIVAPALGGFLYAFGSLWVYAPTAVLYVLACALVLGLPARQLPLRQERASLDSLLAGIRFIRSRPDVLGAISLDLFAVLLGGATALLPVFARDILLTGPWGLGLLRSAPAVGALLMSFWLARYPIERGVGRTMFISVAVFGVATIAFGLSTSFWFSLAVLAVLGAADMISMVIRGAFVQLQTPDEMRGRVSAVNGLFIGASNQLGEFESGLTAHWFGSVPAVVLGGVGTLLVTGAWIKLFPSLAKRDRMHEQ from the coding sequence ATGTCCACCCACGCAAAGCTCCTGCTGCGCCACCAGCGCCCCTTCCTCGCCTTCTGGCTGGCCCGCGTGTGCACCGCCAGCGGTTTCCAGATGCTCACCGTGGCGATCGGCTGGCACATCTACCAGCTCACCGGCAGCGTGCTCGACCTCGGCTTGGTCGGCCTGGTGGAGTTCGTGCCGCGGCTGCTGTTCATGCTGCATACCGGGCATGTCGCCGACCGCTTCGACCGCCGCAAGGTCACCGCCCTGTGCCAGGCCGGCCAGGCGCTGATCGCCCTGGCCCTGGTGCTCGGCAGCAGCAGTGGCGAGATCACCCGCGAGGCGATCTTCGTCCTCGCCTTCCTGCTCGGCGCCGCCCGCGCCTTCGAGATGCCGGCGACCCAGGCGCTGCTACCGAGCCTGGTGCCGACCGCGCTGTTCCCGGCGGCGGTGGCGGCCTCGTCCTCGGCCATGCAGCTGGCGACCATAGTCGCGCCGGCGCTCGGCGGCTTTCTGTATGCCTTCGGCAGCCTGTGGGTGTATGCGCCGACCGCCGTGCTCTACGTGCTGGCCTGCGCGCTGGTGCTCGGCCTGCCGGCGCGCCAGTTGCCACTCAGACAGGAACGCGCCTCGCTGGATTCGCTGCTGGCCGGCATCCGCTTCATCCGCAGCAGGCCGGATGTGTTGGGCGCCATCTCCCTGGACCTGTTCGCCGTGCTGCTCGGCGGCGCCACCGCGTTGCTGCCGGTGTTCGCCCGCGACATCCTGCTCACCGGGCCCTGGGGCCTCGGCCTGCTGCGTTCGGCGCCGGCGGTGGGCGCGCTGCTGATGTCGTTCTGGCTGGCGCGCTATCCGATCGAACGCGGCGTCGGGCGGACTATGTTCATTTCGGTGGCGGTGTTCGGCGTGGCGACCATCGCCTTCGGCCTGTCCACCTCGTTCTGGTTCTCCCTCGCCGTGCTGGCGGTGCTCGGCGCTGCGGACATGATCAGCATGGTGATCCGCGGCGCCTTCGTGCAGCTGCAGACCCCGGACGAAATGCGCGGTCGGGTCAGCGCGGTGAACGGCCTGTTTATCGGCGCCTCGAATCAGCTCGGCGAGTTCGAGTCGGGCCTCACCGCGCACTGGTTCGGCAGCGTGCCGGCGGTGGTGCTCGGCGGGGTCGGCACCCTGCTGGTCACCGGCGCCTGGATCAAGCTGTTCCCCAGCCTGGCCAAGCGGGATCGGATGCACGAGCAGTGA
- a CDS encoding (2Fe-2S)-binding protein — MAKRALSLTINGQAVGPLEVADDLMMIDFLHEYLNLTGSRLGCGQGICHACVAILDKPDGSSEEIRTCITGAHFFAGKQVRTIEGLAKRDANGEVSELNPIQQQFVDKFAFQCSYCTPGYVNAATVLVEKLQRQPVKRSELEAEIEGALGNHICRCTGYVRYYSAARDVVEALGLVKEG, encoded by the coding sequence ATGGCTAAGCGCGCACTGAGCCTGACCATCAACGGCCAGGCCGTCGGCCCCCTCGAGGTGGCCGACGATTTGATGATGATCGACTTTCTCCACGAGTACCTGAACCTCACCGGCTCGCGCCTGGGCTGCGGCCAGGGCATCTGCCACGCCTGCGTGGCGATCCTCGACAAGCCCGACGGCAGCAGCGAGGAGATCCGCACCTGCATCACCGGCGCGCATTTCTTCGCCGGCAAGCAGGTGCGCACCATCGAAGGCCTGGCCAAGCGCGACGCCAATGGCGAGGTCAGCGAGCTCAATCCGATCCAGCAGCAGTTCGTCGACAAGTTCGCCTTCCAGTGCAGCTACTGCACCCCCGGCTACGTCAACGCCGCCACCGTGCTGGTGGAAAAGCTGCAGCGCCAGCCGGTCAAGCGCAGCGAGTTGGAAGCGGAGATCGAAGGTGCGCTGGGCAACCACATCTGCCGCTGCACCGGCTACGTCCGCTACTACAGCGCCGCGCGCGATGTGGTCGAGGCACTCGGCCTGGTCAAGGAGGGTTGA
- a CDS encoding NCS2 family permease, whose amino-acid sequence MLERLFQLQAHNTNVRTEILAGVTTFLTMAYILFVNPAILGETGMDKGAVFVATCLAAAIGSATMGLIANYPIALAPGMGLNAFFTYTVVLHMGHTWQVALGAVFLSACMFFLISIFRIREWIINSIPLALRSAIAAGIGLFLALIALKEASIVVANPATLVGLGDLAKPQPILAVLGFLLIIGLEARRVTGAVMIGILAITFAAIALGITKFGGVVSAPPSLAPTFLQLDIMGALDIGLFSVIFAFLFVDLFDNSGTLIGVAKRAGLMGKDGHMPKMGRALIADSTAAMFGSLLGTSTTTSYIESAAGVSAGGRTGLTAMVVAVLFLLALFFAPLAGNVPAFATAPALFFVAVLMASGLAEIEWDDLTVAAPVVITALAMPLTFSIANGIAFGFIAWTACKLLAGRGRELNSALVILSILFVIKLGWFNA is encoded by the coding sequence ATGCTGGAAAGACTATTCCAACTCCAAGCCCATAACACCAATGTGCGCACCGAGATTCTCGCCGGGGTCACGACTTTCCTGACCATGGCCTACATCCTCTTCGTCAACCCGGCGATCCTCGGCGAAACAGGCATGGACAAGGGCGCGGTGTTCGTCGCCACCTGCCTGGCCGCGGCCATCGGCTCGGCGACCATGGGCCTGATCGCCAACTACCCGATCGCCCTGGCGCCTGGCATGGGCCTCAACGCCTTCTTCACCTACACCGTGGTGCTGCACATGGGCCACACCTGGCAGGTGGCCCTGGGCGCGGTGTTCCTCTCGGCGTGCATGTTCTTCCTGATCTCGATCTTCCGCATCCGCGAGTGGATCATCAACAGCATCCCGCTGGCCCTGCGCTCGGCGATCGCCGCCGGCATCGGCCTGTTCCTCGCCCTGATCGCCCTCAAGGAAGCCAGCATCGTGGTCGCCAACCCGGCCACCCTGGTCGGCCTCGGCGACCTGGCCAAGCCGCAGCCGATCCTCGCGGTGCTCGGTTTCCTCCTGATCATCGGCCTGGAGGCCCGGCGCGTCACCGGCGCGGTGATGATCGGCATCCTCGCCATCACCTTCGCCGCCATCGCCCTGGGCATCACTAAGTTCGGCGGCGTGGTGTCGGCACCGCCGTCGCTGGCGCCGACCTTCCTGCAGCTGGACATCATGGGCGCGCTGGACATCGGCCTGTTCAGCGTGATCTTCGCCTTCCTGTTTGTCGACCTGTTCGACAACTCCGGCACCCTGATCGGCGTGGCCAAGCGCGCCGGCCTGATGGGCAAGGACGGGCACATGCCGAAGATGGGCCGCGCGCTGATCGCCGACAGCACCGCCGCCATGTTCGGCTCGCTGCTCGGGACCTCGACCACCACCAGCTACATCGAATCCGCCGCTGGGGTCAGCGCCGGCGGGCGCACCGGCCTGACCGCCATGGTGGTCGCCGTGCTGTTTCTGCTGGCGCTGTTCTTCGCCCCGCTGGCGGGCAACGTGCCGGCCTTCGCCACCGCCCCGGCGCTGTTCTTCGTCGCCGTGCTGATGGCCTCGGGCCTGGCCGAAATCGAATGGGACGACCTCACCGTCGCCGCCCCGGTGGTGATCACCGCGCTGGCCATGCCGCTGACCTTCTCGATCGCCAACGGCATCGCCTTCGGCTTCATCGCCTGGACCGCCTGCAAGCTGCTGGCCGGTCGCGGCCGCGAATTGAATTCGGCGCTGGTGATCCTGTCGATCCTGTTCGTGATCAAACTGGGCTGGTTCAACGCCTGA
- a CDS encoding nucleotidyltransferase family protein, producing MPQVIALLLAAGCGSRFGSDKRRATLPDGRSLLAASLANARRAFSEVHVLLRPEDDPAALGLPADCPLIRCADAELGLGHSLAAGVRALAGRRSRALAILLGDMPWVAESSLLRLAQAADAERIVFPLYRGERGHPVLFGRRYWPALLRLTGDQGARAVMLAHEEAWLGIEVDDPGVLRDVDTPADLA from the coding sequence ATGCCCCAGGTCATCGCCTTGCTCCTCGCCGCCGGCTGCGGCAGCCGCTTCGGCAGCGACAAGCGCCGCGCCACCTTGCCTGACGGCCGCTCGCTGCTGGCCGCCAGTCTGGCCAATGCGCGGCGGGCATTCAGCGAGGTGCATGTGCTGCTGCGCCCCGAGGACGATCCCGCGGCGCTGGGCCTGCCGGCGGACTGCCCGCTGATCCGCTGCGCCGACGCCGAACTCGGCCTCGGCCACAGCCTGGCCGCCGGCGTGCGCGCGTTGGCCGGGCGGCGCAGCCGGGCCCTGGCCATCCTGCTCGGCGACATGCCCTGGGTCGCCGAGTCCAGCCTCCTGCGTCTGGCCCAGGCGGCCGACGCCGAGCGCATCGTGTTTCCGCTGTACCGGGGCGAACGCGGCCATCCGGTGCTGTTCGGCCGCCGCTACTGGCCGGCGCTGCTGCGCCTGACCGGCGACCAGGGGGCCAGGGCCGTGATGCTCGCCCATGAGGAGGCCTGGCTGGGCATCGAGGTAGACGACCCCGGCGTGCTGCGCGACGTCGACACGCCGGCGGATCTGGCTTGA
- a CDS encoding xanthine dehydrogenase family protein molybdopterin-binding subunit, which yields MSNREFSRRRFLQGSVIAGIGVTFAPLGSRAFAALFEAQVTTAPLPWYTAAGQARGRIDGVAKACGAKVFARDIRAQDMPGWPQQQGHALLLKATRADHLYQGLDLSVLSAELQPDRVVTAADLVKDGIAWPESHGPDPFLPEGQVPMFIGHPVALLIWHDFERYRQAKTILKRDQRAILYGAKAELYQRDPYGSFRFVRVGGATPFEPDTFSSLKDSMLFPLIRARKPAWGQGKLDGDLTEQGLFYAERMQQQLAAPPDDWLVFDERYSSQSVEPAALEADNGNGWYDAQTKTLHFVVATQCPFEVAEQTAHMLAPSSFAVAKLNMHPGYTVGYGSKDNNIFVFYAALAAMYGGGIPVRLANDRYEQFQSGIKRHPFDMHYQLAVNKQDHSFQIFRAHMDVDGGGRINYSPSVAAVGATAAQSIYYLPQSDLAATAYHSRGVEAGSMRGYGTLQTMAATEMMVDEVAERLGLDAIELRQKNVFKSGMKNTQGAIPAGALRIDEILDKAAQHEIWKTRDARKQRFEQEDPDHYYGVGFAICQKDFGTGSESPMASLEFSAEGRVKLRHIAIDMGTGMATAQALLAADYLGQPAHEIKTGETEWAELALTTSGNPYLISQAEQDAALKNPRWVGKLASPSSATNSAYYSGHATREAARLLFNHGLWPAALSIWGQGIQGGLANPYVVRREDAHWVEGKLTAAGLPPLPFALLAHKAHELGLVTGVSVHGFNRWSWAEAEFDIDGARERVPLDAVALKYGDGADAAKQKRMSQHGFHLLDRVSVHYPDTQLNNAMVTYYSPVATLVEVKVNKGSGAARVLNHHSWLECGRVIVPELVLGQLEGGVAMGIGHALLEEMPRYEGGPGEGSWNFNRYQLPRAKDCAVWTQTAEILPPLSPSDPAKGIAEVVMIPVVGAIVNAVAHATGKRLRDLPLTPARIKEALHG from the coding sequence ATGTCTAACCGTGAATTCTCCCGGCGCCGCTTCCTTCAAGGCAGCGTCATCGCCGGTATCGGCGTGACCTTCGCCCCGCTCGGCAGTCGCGCCTTCGCCGCCTTGTTCGAGGCCCAGGTCACCACCGCGCCGCTGCCCTGGTACACCGCCGCCGGCCAGGCGCGCGGGCGTATCGATGGGGTGGCCAAGGCCTGCGGGGCGAAGGTGTTCGCCCGCGACATCCGCGCCCAGGACATGCCCGGTTGGCCGCAGCAGCAGGGTCATGCCCTGCTGCTCAAGGCGACCCGCGCCGATCATCTCTACCAGGGCCTCGACCTCTCGGTGCTGAGCGCCGAGCTGCAGCCGGATCGCGTGGTCACCGCCGCCGACCTGGTGAAAGACGGCATCGCCTGGCCGGAATCCCACGGCCCCGATCCGTTCCTGCCAGAAGGCCAGGTGCCGATGTTCATCGGCCATCCGGTGGCACTGCTGATCTGGCACGACTTCGAGCGCTACCGCCAGGCCAAGACCATTCTCAAACGCGACCAGCGGGCGATCCTCTACGGCGCCAAGGCCGAGCTGTACCAGCGCGACCCTTACGGCAGCTTCCGCTTCGTCCGCGTCGGCGGCGCCACGCCGTTCGAGCCCGACACCTTCTCCAGCCTCAAGGACAGCATGCTGTTCCCGCTGATCCGCGCGCGCAAACCGGCCTGGGGCCAGGGCAAGCTCGACGGCGACCTCACCGAGCAGGGCCTGTTCTACGCCGAGCGCATGCAGCAGCAACTGGCCGCGCCGCCGGACGACTGGCTGGTGTTCGACGAGCGCTATAGCAGCCAGTCGGTCGAGCCGGCCGCGCTGGAGGCGGACAACGGCAACGGCTGGTACGACGCGCAAACCAAGACCCTGCACTTCGTGGTCGCCACCCAGTGCCCGTTCGAGGTGGCCGAGCAGACCGCGCACATGCTGGCGCCGTCCAGCTTCGCGGTGGCCAAGCTGAACATGCACCCCGGCTACACCGTCGGCTACGGCTCCAAGGACAACAACATCTTCGTGTTCTACGCCGCGCTCGCCGCGATGTACGGCGGCGGCATTCCGGTGCGCCTGGCCAACGACCGCTACGAACAGTTCCAGAGCGGCATCAAGCGCCACCCCTTCGACATGCACTACCAGCTGGCGGTGAACAAGCAGGACCACAGCTTCCAGATCTTCCGCGCGCACATGGACGTCGACGGCGGCGGGCGCATCAATTACAGCCCGTCGGTGGCGGCGGTCGGCGCCACCGCGGCGCAGTCGATCTACTACCTGCCGCAGAGCGACCTGGCGGCCACCGCCTACCACTCGCGCGGCGTCGAAGCTGGCTCGATGCGTGGCTACGGCACCCTGCAGACCATGGCGGCGACCGAGATGATGGTCGACGAAGTGGCCGAGCGCCTGGGCCTGGATGCCATCGAGCTGCGCCAGAAGAACGTGTTCAAGTCGGGGATGAAGAACACCCAGGGGGCGATCCCGGCCGGTGCCCTGCGGATCGACGAGATCCTCGACAAGGCCGCCCAGCACGAAATCTGGAAGACCCGCGACGCGCGCAAGCAGCGCTTCGAACAAGAGGACCCGGACCATTACTACGGTGTCGGCTTCGCCATCTGCCAGAAAGATTTCGGCACCGGCTCCGAGTCGCCGATGGCCAGCCTGGAGTTCTCTGCCGAGGGCCGGGTCAAGCTGCGCCACATCGCCATCGACATGGGCACCGGCATGGCCACCGCCCAGGCGCTGCTGGCGGCCGACTACCTCGGTCAGCCGGCACACGAGATCAAGACCGGCGAGACCGAATGGGCCGAGCTGGCGCTGACCACCAGCGGCAATCCCTACCTCATCAGCCAGGCCGAGCAGGACGCCGCGCTGAAGAACCCGCGCTGGGTCGGCAAGCTGGCCTCGCCGTCCTCGGCGACCAACTCCGCCTACTACTCCGGGCATGCCACCCGCGAGGCCGCGCGCCTGCTGTTCAACCACGGCCTGTGGCCGGCGGCGCTGAGCATCTGGGGGCAGGGCATCCAGGGCGGCCTGGCCAACCCCTACGTGGTGCGCCGCGAGGACGCCCACTGGGTCGAAGGCAAGCTCACCGCCGCCGGCCTGCCGCCGCTGCCGTTCGCGCTGCTGGCGCACAAGGCCCACGAACTGGGCCTGGTCACCGGCGTCAGCGTGCACGGCTTCAACCGCTGGAGTTGGGCCGAGGCCGAATTCGACATCGACGGCGCGCGCGAGCGCGTGCCGCTGGACGCCGTGGCGCTGAAGTACGGCGACGGCGCCGATGCGGCCAAGCAGAAGCGCATGAGCCAGCACGGCTTCCACCTGCTCGACCGGGTCAGCGTGCACTACCCGGACACCCAGCTGAACAACGCCATGGTCACCTACTACAGCCCGGTGGCGACCCTGGTCGAGGTCAAGGTCAACAAGGGCAGCGGCGCGGCACGGGTGCTCAACCACCACTCCTGGCTGGAGTGCGGCCGGGTGATAGTCCCCGAACTGGTGCTCGGCCAGCTCGAAGGCGGCGTCGCCATGGGCATCGGTCACGCCCTGCTGGAGGAAATGCCGCGCTACGAGGGTGGCCCGGGCGAGGGCAGCTGGAACTTCAACCGTTACCAGTTGCCGCGCGCCAAGGACTGCGCGGTCTGGACCCAGACGGCGGAGATCCTGCCGCCGCTGTCGCCGAGCGACCCGGCCAAGGGCATCGCCGAGGTGGTGATGATCCCGGTGGTCGGCGCCATCGTGAATGCCGTGGCCCACGCCACCGGCAAGCGTCTGCGTGACCTTCCCCTCACTCCCGCTCGCATCAAGGAGGCCCTGCATGGCTAA
- a CDS encoding cytochrome c, which yields MRAFLLASLLLPLAALAADEQLIERGKYLAQAADCVACHTVEGGAEYAGGLPLESPFGTIYGTNITPDKTHGIGNYSAEDFYRAVTQGERADGSKLYPAMPYTSYHLLKREDSDALYAYLMSRPPIARPNPQTDLAFPFNLRFGLAFWNMLYKNRVQLQPADGKSEQWQRGQYLVEVLGHCGECHTPRNALGALQQDQRLQGGVLAGYLAPSLLADDLAARGWSSEDLTTFLKHGISAQGSVFNEMYPVLHHSSQYLPLDDHKAMATYLLGDQPPPAKRIAAQPLAQLSESAQQGRQDYLNVCAGCHGAAGEGVDHVAVAMNGNTIVRLDDPRNLLRVIDDGIKEQQFTGFERMQPMPGFHDKLSAEQMRNLLNYLRQTWGGLQDDLPAESVAALRGAAAH from the coding sequence ATGCGTGCATTCCTTCTCGCCAGCCTGCTGCTGCCGCTGGCGGCCTTGGCTGCGGACGAACAGTTGATCGAACGCGGCAAATACCTGGCGCAGGCCGCCGACTGCGTGGCTTGCCATACGGTCGAGGGCGGCGCCGAGTACGCCGGCGGCCTGCCGCTGGAGTCGCCGTTCGGTACCATCTACGGCACCAACATCACTCCGGACAAGACCCACGGCATCGGCAACTACAGCGCCGAGGACTTCTACCGCGCGGTGACCCAGGGCGAGCGCGCCGACGGCAGCAAGCTCTATCCGGCGATGCCCTACACCTCCTATCACCTGCTCAAGCGCGAGGATTCGGACGCCCTCTACGCCTACCTGATGAGCCGGCCGCCGATCGCCAGGCCCAACCCGCAGACCGACCTGGCCTTCCCGTTCAACCTGCGCTTCGGCCTGGCGTTCTGGAACATGCTGTACAAGAACCGCGTGCAGCTGCAGCCGGCCGACGGCAAGAGCGAGCAGTGGCAGCGCGGTCAGTATTTGGTGGAAGTGCTCGGCCACTGTGGCGAGTGCCACACTCCGCGCAACGCCCTCGGCGCCCTGCAGCAGGATCAGCGCCTGCAAGGCGGGGTGCTCGCCGGCTACCTGGCGCCCAGTCTGCTGGCCGACGACCTGGCCGCGCGCGGCTGGAGCAGCGAGGACCTGACCACCTTCCTCAAGCACGGCATCAGCGCCCAGGGTTCGGTGTTCAACGAGATGTACCCGGTGCTGCACCACAGCAGCCAGTACCTGCCGCTGGACGACCATAAGGCCATGGCCACCTACTTGCTTGGCGACCAGCCGCCGCCGGCCAAGCGCATCGCGGCGCAGCCGCTGGCCCAACTGAGCGAAAGCGCCCAGCAGGGCCGCCAGGACTACCTCAACGTCTGCGCCGGCTGTCACGGTGCGGCGGGTGAGGGCGTCGACCACGTGGCGGTGGCGATGAACGGCAACACCATCGTGCGCCTGGACGACCCGCGCAACCTGCTGCGGGTGATCGACGACGGCATCAAGGAGCAGCAGTTCACCGGCTTCGAGCGCATGCAGCCGATGCCCGGCTTCCACGACAAGCTCAGCGCCGAGCAGATGCGCAACCTGCTCAACTACCTGCGCCAGACCTGGGGCGGGCTGCAGGACGACCTGCCGGCCGAGAGCGTCGCCGCGCTGCGTGGCGCGGCTGCGCACTGA
- a CDS encoding DJ-1 family glyoxalase III, whose protein sequence is MTARALIAVADGVEDLETVTLIDVLRRADIEVLVASIEGRRMFTCARGTRMTADAMLIDVLAQEFDLIVLPGGMPGAQRLAEHAPLGERVAQQAKAGKLFAGICAAPAVALQSYGVLRQRRLTCYPAFSDRLSGCTFVDQPVVVDGNCITSQGPGTALAFALTLVEQLAGKATRNEVAKAMLVP, encoded by the coding sequence ATGACCGCTCGTGCCCTGATTGCCGTCGCCGACGGCGTGGAAGACCTGGAGACCGTGACCCTGATCGACGTGCTGCGGCGCGCCGACATCGAGGTGCTGGTGGCCAGCATCGAAGGCCGGCGCATGTTCACCTGCGCGCGCGGCACACGCATGACCGCCGACGCCATGCTGATCGACGTGCTGGCCCAGGAGTTCGACCTGATCGTGCTGCCCGGCGGCATGCCCGGCGCCCAGCGTCTGGCCGAGCATGCGCCGCTCGGCGAACGGGTGGCGCAGCAGGCCAAGGCCGGCAAGCTGTTCGCCGGCATCTGCGCCGCCCCGGCCGTGGCCCTGCAGAGCTACGGCGTGCTGCGTCAGCGGCGGCTGACCTGCTACCCGGCGTTTAGCGACCGGCTGTCCGGCTGCACCTTCGTCGACCAGCCGGTGGTGGTCGACGGCAACTGCATCACCAGCCAGGGCCCCGGCACCGCGCTGGCGTTCGCCCTGACCCTGGTCGAACAGCTGGCCGGCAAGGCCACGCGCAACGAGGTGGCGAAGGCGATGTTGGTGCCGTGA
- a CDS encoding XdhC family protein translates to MQHLDLLVIRKALEWSRAGQRLWLCTVLVTYGSAPRAPGALLAANDQGQWIGSLSGGCVEDDFLERLGEGAFAEPVALVRYGDGSDPRARIELPCGGVLEVLVENLGPDCAVQAYLRELEGALSGQRRLIREIDLPEGSRRLCDDREQGARVERQGRQVRIRVGAAQRLLLAGYSSVAQLCAEFAQALGFEVLLCDPREEVLAGVELPGVEIRRELPSEVIRQGACHADTAVVALTHDPRIDDLAMLEAVRSEAFYIGVMGSRLTSAKRFERLRRVGGLSEAEIARITAPIGLNLGSKTPAEIALAVLADILRVRNGIARGAV, encoded by the coding sequence ATGCAACATCTCGATCTGCTGGTGATCCGCAAGGCGCTGGAGTGGTCCCGCGCCGGCCAGCGCCTGTGGCTGTGCACCGTGCTCGTCACCTACGGTTCGGCGCCCCGTGCGCCGGGTGCGCTGCTGGCGGCCAACGACCAGGGGCAATGGATCGGCTCGCTGTCCGGCGGCTGCGTCGAGGATGACTTTCTCGAACGCCTGGGCGAGGGCGCCTTCGCCGAGCCGGTGGCGCTGGTGCGCTACGGCGACGGCAGCGACCCGCGCGCGCGGATCGAGCTGCCCTGCGGTGGCGTGCTGGAAGTGCTGGTGGAAAACCTCGGCCCCGATTGTGCTGTGCAGGCCTACCTGCGCGAACTGGAAGGCGCGCTCAGTGGCCAGCGCCGGCTAATCCGCGAGATCGACTTGCCCGAGGGTAGCCGTCGCCTGTGCGACGACCGCGAACAGGGTGCGCGGGTCGAGCGCCAGGGCCGGCAGGTGCGCATTCGCGTCGGCGCCGCCCAGCGCCTGCTGCTCGCCGGCTACTCCAGCGTGGCGCAGCTGTGTGCGGAGTTCGCCCAGGCCCTGGGCTTCGAGGTGCTGCTCTGCGACCCGCGCGAGGAAGTGCTGGCGGGTGTCGAGCTGCCGGGCGTGGAGATCCGCCGCGAACTGCCCTCGGAAGTGATCCGCCAGGGCGCCTGCCACGCCGACACCGCGGTGGTGGCCCTGACCCATGACCCGCGCATCGACGACCTGGCGATGCTCGAGGCGGTACGCAGCGAGGCCTTCTACATCGGCGTGATGGGCTCGCGGCTGACCAGCGCCAAGCGCTTCGAGCGCCTGCGCCGGGTCGGCGGCCTGAGCGAGGCGGAGATTGCCCGAATCACCGCGCCCATCGGCCTCAACCTGGGCAGCAAGACCCCGGCGGAGATCGCCCTGGCGGTGCTGGCCGATATCCTGCGGGTGCGCAACGGCATTGCCCGCGGGGCGGTGTAG